GTATCCTTCAAATGCGACATGAAATGAGAGAGTGCAATTTGAAGGACAATCCAACATCAACTTTCCATTGAAAACTACTCCCACCTTTAATCATGTTTAAGGTGCTGTCATCCAGGTGGATAATGAAATAGGCTCTCGAATTCTCAACATTCCATTCTTCGCAGGCCTCAAATTCTATAAAACAACCCTTTTATAACATGCATGTGTGTTAATTCTTAGCTGGCATGCATCTATATTAGAAAAGATAACCTAGGCTTTTGTCTTCTTGCCTAAGTATATATAGATCTAACAGGACTATATTAATTAACCTACAGCCCAACCAGATCACTGTTTATAGGCTCGTGAGTTTTCCACTTCCCAAATACTGTCTTTCGTTAGAAACTTTTCCCTTTTTGTTACGTTCTCTTTCATATTGTCCGCTATAATAGCAGTCAGCTGGAAAGGATCGACATCACATTGTCTGCtaataacaatataaaattcatccctaaatatatatatatatatatgatagtgCAACTGTATAGATTTAAAATGAGCCCCTAGATGAATTGCTCGTTAGATAAATGGAAGAGATCTCCCCTCATCATCATGCACAGTGTCATCATATTTCCCTTCAACAACTGGATTTCCCTTCCACTAAAAATCACACGGTGTCTTTAAGAACATATTTACATAAATCCGCTATATATTAGAACAATTGTCCAAGCATAAACATCGCTTCTCCCACTAATTCATTACTCAGTACTTATACTTCCACTCTCTTAGAGCGATTTCAAGAGTAAATCCATGAGTCCGGAAATATGTTGAGAAAATCACCTCCAACTTGCAAGAAATCCACcacaaacaaaagaaacaaccatctcctttaatattttaaaaaaggaaaaaataggaGAGATATACCCATTTGGCTGATCTTTGGGTTGATTTCTCCACTAGTTTGCGTTCGCAGGAGGAATCAACTTTGGCTTGGGCCTTTTTCGCTTCTTGTCATAGCTGACCCCTCTCGATTTGGACTGAAAATCACGAACTTCACGCAAATACAGCCTCACAGCTCTAGCACCAAAGGGGTTTGCTTCAGGCGTTCCACCGTGCTCTTCAAAAGCGGCTCGGAGGCGGCCGATGAGTGCGTCGAGGCTGCCCCAGGCTTGGCGAAGAGGGCAAGGACACGGAGCAGGAGGATTTGGGAGGCCAAAGAAGGGGCAAGTCTGGTTGTGGACCTTGGTCTTCCCAAATTGGTCGAGGTAGTGGA
This genomic window from Carya illinoinensis cultivar Pawnee chromosome 7, C.illinoinensisPawnee_v1, whole genome shotgun sequence contains:
- the LOC122315009 gene encoding protein LIGHT-DEPENDENT SHORT HYPOCOTYLS 1-like, producing MDLVSYPNKPIYDIPIVNTTAIVPTTPSATTSSPSSSTTTPSRYENQKRRDWNTFCQYLRNHKPPLSLPMCSGAHVLEFLHYLDQFGKTKVHNQTCPFFGLPNPPAPCPCPLRQAWGSLDALIGRLRAAFEEHGGTPEANPFGARAVRLYLREVRDFQSKSRGVSYDKKRKRPKPKLIPPANAN